From the Trypanosoma brucei brucei TREU927 chromosome 6, complete sequence genome, the window TACGGTATTTTAGAAATTTTACAGAAGTCTCCGAAAGTaaaattttttattaatttcataaaattaactGATACTCTTAAAAGTTTGATTATAGAGTCAAAACTccaagcaaaagagaaacctTTTGAATGACAAAataattgcttcctgtggtgtttgttttacCATCTGtccctgttgttgtggtcACTTTAGCTTggcacttttcttctttgaatTCACACCCATCTTCATCTTTGCACTCACCCTGCGGTTTACCCTTGCAAttttcttctatttattttgatCCGCTGTTACTGTGGGTTCacgtttcttttgtgtttcaacCTTTCTAGTGTTTCTTATTCCCTCGACATCGCTTAGCGCCGCTGTtgcttcttctgttgttattctgttttctcctttcttttctgtttggcTGGCGGTGCGGACACTTGCCTTCATTGTACTTAGTGGTGTTTGAATACTTTCTGGGAATTTGTTTGCGTCAGTGCCATATCCTGATCTAATGAACTCGATGACCACTGCCTTGTTGTGTTCGGCATTATTGTTGTCTTTGACACCCTGCAGTGCTGGCATGCAGTTTCGCACATCCACCCGTAGTTTCTCATCGTCTTTTAGTGCCCCTCCGCTTAGACCTGTAGGTGTATTAACCGTGATTGAGTGTGCTTTCAGGGCTTTGCACAGGTGGTGCTGCAGGTTTTTGTTGTCGTCGAGTTCAGCGTGTTCCGTTAAAGGTGGCTGCTGGCATTCTTTGTCGGGGTCGTGTTGCTTAAATAGAGCTGTGGATGTGTCTGTATATTCTGGTTTGCTGTCTGCTTGGGCACCTGTTAAGGTCTTACTGCCTTTCCCGGTGCAGCCGTTTATGGCTGTCGTGAAGGTTGAGCTATAGCCCGCTGCGCTGCTGCAGGAGGTTAGAGTACCTAGCGTTATGTGTTGCTTGAAGAGATTTTTGATTAGTTGTTTTCTGTCTGTTAGTTTGATTTCTTTTAGCTTATGTGGCTTGATTGCCGGGTGTTGGGGGCTTATCTGTGATAGCTTCGTCACTTTGTCGCACAGTTCCGTTGTCCCGCTTTCTGTTTCGAGCTGTAttcggctgctgctgctgctgctgccgccgttgcCGTGCACGTTTCCTGTGTCGAGTTTTAGCGTCGTTTTTGCCAGTGCCGTTGTCGCTTTTAGGACACCTATGTGCTCCGAAATCGCTAGCATTGCTGCCTCCACGTCGTTATTTGCCTGCCTCACTCGTGCCTTCTGTTCTTGGTGGAGTCTTCGGAACTTGTGGTGGAGCGCCATGTAGAGACAGCGCTTGTCCATGGTGTCTGCAATCCCGGCTGCTATTTTATATTGCTGCGCATCTGAGCTTATCTGTTCGATGTTCGTGGTCCTTTGTTCATTCCCTTGTTTGAGCAACTTGACCAGCTCCTTTAGGTTAAGCTGCTCGTGGAATACCGACTTAAAAGAATCCGCTGACTCATTATTGGTTTCTATCGGTGAGGCATCGCTTCCGGTAAAGGTTACcagcaaaaacagcaacactgCGGTGCACCGCGTTGGTTGTCTGGTGGTCGTCTTTTCGACCCGAACGCACTTCAtcattttactttgtttcgACTAATACTTGGAGTCCAGTTGATTTTAGGAGGTTTTCACGTTTTCTGTTATATTTATCCTCTTGCATATAGCCTCATATGACATGCTTGACATGTGAATCATGTATGAGTGGTGTTAGTAATCATGTTGTAGTTTGTCGTTAGAgactctttttctcctttgcttGTTAGGTTAATGATCACCTTCAAATTTCTTTTGCACTGTAGACGCGGCTGTGCCGCACAACCTTAGCTTTCTGTATATTTACATGGCTGTTGGTCGCGAAGTCCGTTTAGTTTTAATATTTAGTAAATGTGTTATTTTAAGTCAAAACAGCCACTTTCTTGAAGCCATTTCATTGAACCTTGTTTCATTATTTTGGACTACTTCCATAGTTAAGGCGGCCTTGGTCCTGTTTCAGTTAGTGTTACCATTTCTATTTCCTGATTTTAACGTGCAAAATAGGATGCTTACATTGATTAATTTGCTTAACATTTGACGCAAATACTCTTTAACTATTACATCGTTACGCAACTCTTTCCCTGttacctttctttccctcagtGCTCCTCGGTCTCATGCCTCTAATATCTTATATTTATTGTTCTTTGCGCTTGATAATCCCATACGTTTACTCATCAACAGTGTTAAAGCATTATTTCACGATGCACCAGCTCTGTTACTACTTGTAGTTTAGATCTTTTCCATATTACTGTAAAGATACCTAACCTCTATGCTTTCTGCGCTTCTGATCTCCGTTTATGGGTGACTTAGCTTTGTTTCACAGAGTTTCACCTTTCCACTGAATTATCGTTGAGAATTGCTGTTTTATACCGCTGATCTTTATGATACAGTAATGCTTCTCCATAACAGAGTTATTTCcgatacatatatttttcatgCGCAGAGTGATTTCGAAACGCAATCTAACTGCTTATGTTTTCTCCATTACAACCTGTTAGTTCGGTCTTTGCATCACTGTTTttacaatgatgatacacagtcacaacactctccaaCAATTGTTATTGCTATTGCTATTACTAATAgcaaaataaaccaaataagaaaatttcataatggcactcatttttcatacacTTTCAGCCTAATACGTTACAACTATAGAACACGTTTATACACATTTTTATAAATCTATGTTTTAACTATTTTCACTAATTTGCAGATTTTAATTAAAAATTGTTAAAATATACTAAAATGTAGCAAAATGGGAAATTatataaatttcataaaattgaacAAAAATCCTCATAATTTTAGAATTTTAAAATGCCACAAAACTTACAAAAGTAGCAGCTATAAGAGATAATTTATTATTGACGGAGAGACTATTATTCCGACACCTAAGCTTGTCCTTATCATTGTCACCTTCGCCTCCTTTTTTCCATCCACAATGCTTTTCACCATCCTTGTTTGCTTCCTCACAAACTCTCTGGGTTGTATGCTTACTGCAATATACACTGGTATTTGGCCCTCCagcttctttgtttgctttttcgaGCTCagcttttaccttttttttcaactctCACTTTTTGCCAGTTTCGCCATCGGTATTAAAAACGCACTAATTTTTTCTAGTTTTTTACAAGCGCATTCGCTGTCCCATGCTTTATTGCATTCTTCCTATACTTTTCctgcatttttcttgttcgtTTGGTAGCTCAGCATATTGAGTTCTTCGGTATTCACTGATAATTTTTCCTGATTTGTGTTTGATAATAAAAGAGGGCTGAGTTCTGATGAATCCCCTAATGATTTTGGTAAAAATCATTAAGTTAAGGTGGATACACATCTTGTCATATGATCAAATGGTTTCGCGAAAAATCAATAATCAGACAACAAGATGTGCGAACTCGATATTTTACACGACTCTCTTTACCAATTCTGCCCCGAATTACACTTAAAACGACTCAACAGCTTAACGTTGGCTTGCCACGCATTACTTGACTGTAAAACTCTCACTCTTACCGAACTTGGCCGTAACCTGCCAACCAAAGCGAGAACAAAACATAACATCAAACGAATCGACCGATTGTTAGGTAATCGTCACCTCCACAAAGAGCGACTCGCTGTATACCGTTGGCATGCTAGCTTTATCTGTTCGGGCAATACGATGCCCATTGTACTTGTTGACTGGTCTGATATTCGTGAGCAAAAACGACTTATGGTATTGCGAGCTTCAGTCGCACTACACGGTCGTTCTGTTACTCTTTATGAGAAAGCGTTCCCGCTTTCAGAGCAATGTTCAAAGAAAGCTCATGACCAATTTCTAGCCGACCTTGCGAGCATTCTACCGAGTAACACCACACCGCTCATTGTCAGTGATGCTGGCTTTAAAGTGCCATGGTATAAATCCGTTGAGAAGCTGGGTTGGTACTGGTTAAGTCGAGTAAGAGGAAAAGTACAATATGCAGACCTAGGAGCGGAAAACTGGAAACCTATCAGCAACTTACATGATATGTCATCTAGTCACTCAAAGACTTTAGGCTATAAGAGGCTGACTAAAAGCAATCCAATCTCATGCCAAATTCTATTGTATAAATCTCGCTCTAAAGGCCGAAAAAATCAGCGCTCGACACGGACTCATTGTCACCACCCGTCACCTAAAATCTACTCAGCGTCGGCAAAGGAGCCATGGGTTCTAGCAACTAACTTACCTGTTGAAATTCGAACACCCAAACAACTTGTTAATATCTATTCGAAGCGAATGCAGATTGAAGAAACCTTCCGAGACTTGAAAAGTCCTGCCTACGGACTAGGCCTACGCCATAGCCGAACGAGCAGCTCAGAGCGTTTTGATATCATGCTGCTAATCGCCCTGATGCTTCAACTAACATGTTGGCTTGCGGGCGTTCATGCTCAGAAACAAGGTTGGGACAAGCACTTCCAGGCTAACACAGTCAGAAATCGAAACGTACTCTCAACAGTTCGCTTAGGCATGGAAGTTTTGCGGCATTCTGGCTACACAATAACAAGGGAAGACTTACTCGTGGCTGCAACCCTACTAGCTCAAAATTTATTCACACATGGTTACGCTTTGGGGAAATTATGAGGGGATCTCTCAGGGCTGAGTTCAGTTTCTTGAGATCGGTTATTGACTTTAGCGCCTTTGGTGTGAAGGCTCCTGTCGCTTCCGCCCGTATGTCTGTTTCTTCAATTTTTCCCCATAGCTGTTTGTGCCATCCGCTGCCTGTCTTGTTGCAGAGTTGTGTCGCTTCTTCGTCAACTGACGATGGACTTGTTTGGCGCAATACCTGTATGTAGTGCGGAATGTGCTTGCTAGTGATCagctcttcatttttttggtTACCGTGCCTGTCGCATGCGCAGAAAGTTTCCGTTTCTAGTTGCTTCAGCTTAACCACAGCGAATTTGAGCTTTGACAAGATGTCACCGTCCTCGTCGCTGCCGTCGGCTTTCAATTGAGTCAGCGCAGCGCCTCTGCTAGTTATTTTCACTAGCCCGGTGGCTAACGTTAACTTGCTTGCCTGTGCGGCTCCGGATCCGTGTATCCAGTTGTCTCCGTCCGTCGCATCGGTTAGAGGACATGCTTTGGCACCGCTCTTTGTGTCTGAGCccactgttgttgcttttccttGTAGTGCGCTATGTACtggcttttttgtttttgtggaagCTTCTATCTCCTCTTTTGGTCCTGTTAAACAGCCGTCCAGCAGTGTTTCCAGTTTGGATGTTTCTAGTGCCGTGTCTGCCGTACTTTCCGCTACACAGCCATGGCTTGTGTCCCTTTTGGATTGTTGGAACAAACGCCAGAAGCAGTGAATGTCGTCAGCGGCAAATTCTACTGTGGCGACGTAGTGAACGGCTTTGTTTAAGATACCTTTTTCCGTCGATTTGAGTTCGCCGACAGCGTCTGACATTGCTACTTCCAGAATTTTGCATGCTGTGTATTGTTATATGTGTCCTGCTTGATGGCTTCGTAGATTTCGAGCTTTTtggcttttttttgaacCTTAGAGTGAGCCGAGGCGGCGTCTTTAATTAACATGAGAGCAAGCTGTGGCGCTTTGCTTAGTTCCGCCTCCAACGTACATGTCGGCGCCCACACAGTCTACTCAATTGCCCCTTTCGATACCGCACCGATGACCGCTGTAGTCGCCAGTACGAAGGCGATGATAGTGGCTGCTACTGTCTTCTGCagattcatttttttctttgttttaggCACGGTTTACGGAACCGTTTTGGGTATAGCTTAGAGGTTTGCGTCTAGTAAATCAGTTTATCAATTTATTTTCGAGTTTTTTCACCCATAAGAATTTTATAGGTGTCGTTAAGTGGATTGTTTACCGTGTTATGTTGCGATATGCGACTGGAGACTTCTTGGATATGCTGTGTGCCATCgcattgttttccttttgaaaCTGTCTCTTCCAACTATTTACTTAGCACAACTGATTCGTCCTCGAAGTTGAAGCCCTTAATAGAGTTTAAAGGGCTCACTGCACAGCGAGCCCTTTAAACTCTGGTGTACTTTCTCAAATTCATTACGTTGTTGGCTTGGTTAGGCATCTTCTAAATGCAACGGCGATGGGTTTAGTTGAGTTTTCAACTTTTAAAAAGGCACCTGTTGGTGTCGAAGAAAATTCCGCTTCTTAATCTATTCTGAACCtttctatatatattcatgtgTAAAACATTTAtccttcatttatttaaTGGCTTCTATCAGCTGTTAATTTTCCGCCGGCGTTTCGGCTTGGAATAGAATGACAGTGCTGTTTATTCCCCTGACGACGTTCAACCTTTGTTCTTTGCTTATTCTCAGTAAGCAGGTTCTTGTAGTACCATCGTTTAAGGCTGGGTACTTTTAATGCTTAaatctctttttgttcttctttcttttcactgaTACATTCTGTTAGTGATAACTCTGCGATTACCCTCATGTGAATTATGATTTTTTGAAAACTTTTATGGTTTTAGTTTTACACCAATACGGCAGTAGTGGTGTACTATCATCGACTCTCCTCACTCTATACATATCCTCCATCTACCCTACATGCACTAATTTAATCAATTAcgcattattattattcttcttgTTTCCACAATAATCCGGTGGTAGTCTTAGTTTAAAAACTCCTTCTAGATAACATAGTACATTTTCCCACAAATGTTATCCATTTTCTATAAATATAATGAGAAAACTTAGGCATTATCTCATACTTCCTCACTTGCTCCTTCTTTACTTTTACCTTTGTCTTTACTGCTTCTATTCTGTACATCCATTTAGTacaccactattattataatattcgtatgtatacacactcacaacactctcctttcaatactattatcatttttttattattactcttattataatccTAACTACTATACATAAGAAAATCACAAAATATTAACTCAATTAGAATaaaatttatttttcataccatGAAACCATACCACATTACACAAATAGGCCACTTTAATAGACAATTCAGAAAAATCTcaattttttatatttgaaaACTCTCACtaattttcaaaaattttTGAAAACTGTTATTATGtatcaaattttagtaaatatTAGAAAACTCTTTCAAAATAGCAAATCtcataaatatgtataaatTTAGCAAAAATCATTTATCTACTTAACTATATaatcaaaaatgcaagcaaaaagaaagaattcaTAATAAGGGAATTGCtttctgtggtgtttgtggttttgcCATCACTTCTCtcttggttttttttgttcttttctacCTTCTCTCAATTCACATTTTGgcacctcttttcttttttcatcatATTTGCATTTTTCGTCGACAACACACGCTTTTTGATCTTTTTTCATTGCAAACTTGCTCTggggttttcttttcttctttttccgcTTCTTCTGCCTGCATCAATATCGCTCTTAGTTTGGCGATCGTGTCGGAAAGATGCATTTCGTAATAGCTGAGAATAGTGCTTAACACGTTTTCATCTGTACTTTGGGACAGCTTCTGCTCCTTCGGGTTGCTGCCAACTCTTTCTGTGATCGTTTCCTCGTCGACTAGTTTAAGGGTATCGGTAATCTTGGCCTCATCGCCATCGCTGAGTAATTCCACAAGCTCCACTTTGCCGTCTTTGgttttttgttcctctttACTCAGAAGAACGTCCTTGGTTATTTGCAGTAGATCCACTCTTTCCGTTGGTTTTCCGGTTGTGTTTTTGAAGTTTTCGGACAATTCGGTTTCTATGCCGTTCACTGCGTTTTAAAGATTGACGAAATATGCCGGCTTCCCGACGCCGCTGTTGCTGAGTTTTGTTAGGTCTTCCAgagttgctgttgtgtcTGACGTGGCTACCTTAACGTAGCCTCCTGCAAGCTTCAGCTCGTTTCCAAGTGCTTCTGTGCCATACTTTCCAGCGCAACCAGCTAGAATATGGCACGCTCGGTGCCGGAGGATTGCTTGTTTTCTCCGCTGTCGGTGCCCGAAAGCAAGTTTCCGAACCCTGTTTCAGTTAGTGCCGAGCTTTGCAGTTCTGTTGCGGCAACGGGTGATAGCTTTCGCCTGCATTTCGTACCGCTAATGTCATCCGTCCGTGCTGTCGCTATTGTTGTGTCCGTCTTTACGAGGCATCCTGCTGTTCTGCTGCCTTTGGCGCCGGCCATCATGT encodes:
- a CDS encoding transposase of Tn10 (The Tn10 insertion is an artefact from the BAC construction and is not present in other BACs covering this region or in Tb927 genomic DNA.), which encodes MCELDILHDSLYQFCPELHLKRLNSLTLACHALLDCKTLTLTELGRNLPTKARTKHNIKRIDRLLGNRHLHKERLAVYRWHASFICSGNTMPIVLVDWSDIREQKRLMVLRASVALHGRSVTLYEKAFPLSEQCSKKAHDQFLADLASILPSNTTPLIVSDAGFKVPWYKSVEKLGWYWLSRVRGKVQYADLGAENWKPISNLHDMSSSHSKTLGYKRLTKSNPISCQILLYKSRSKGRKNQRSTRTHCHHPSPKIYSASAKEPWVLATNLPVEIRTPKQLVNIYSKRMQIEETFRDLKSPAYGLGLRHSRTSSSERFDIMLLIALMLQLTCWLAGVHAQKQGWDKHFQANTVRNRNVLSTVRLGMEVLRHSGYTITREDLLVAATLLAQNLFTHGYALGKL